From Candidatus Methylacidiphilales bacterium, one genomic window encodes:
- a CDS encoding UDP-glucose/GDP-mannose dehydrogenase family protein produces MKIAIIGSGYVGLTTGTCFADVGHHVICVDNNTQKIDSLRQGKIPIYEPGLEELIRKNVATGRLSFTTSIEEGVQNSLVIFIAVPTPPQPDGSVDLSYVEKVAREIAAVLTDYRVIVDKSTVPVKTGEKVAQTISRYNIHKAPFDVVSNPEFLREGSAVADLMNPDRIVIGADSERAIAIMQELYRPFHAPILITDLNSAELIKHASNSFLALKISYANALAEICERAGANIQMVVEGMGMDKRIGRAFLNAGIGYGGSCFPKDLSAFIAIAEDLGIDFKLLKEVAAINRRARDRFIDKVREALWVFREKRIGLLGLAFKGNTDDVRNSVAMEIAEILLKEGAHVQAYDPKGMQKAKEILPQLTYCTSAEDVAEKADCIIIATEWDEFRTLAWNKMKSRMIAPLVFDGRNLLDPQQMQQLGYHYTSVGR; encoded by the coding sequence ATGAAAATCGCCATCATCGGTTCCGGCTACGTCGGCCTCACCACAGGCACATGCTTCGCAGACGTCGGTCACCACGTCATCTGCGTCGACAACAACACCCAAAAAATTGACTCCCTACGCCAAGGAAAAATCCCCATCTACGAGCCCGGCCTCGAAGAACTCATCCGCAAAAACGTCGCCACCGGTCGCCTCTCCTTCACCACCTCCATCGAAGAAGGCGTCCAAAACTCCCTCGTCATCTTCATCGCAGTCCCCACACCCCCTCAACCCGACGGCAGCGTCGACCTCTCCTACGTCGAAAAAGTCGCCCGCGAAATCGCCGCCGTCCTCACCGACTACCGCGTCATCGTCGATAAATCCACCGTCCCCGTCAAAACCGGCGAAAAAGTCGCCCAGACCATCTCCCGCTACAACATCCACAAAGCCCCATTCGACGTCGTCAGCAACCCCGAGTTCCTCCGCGAAGGCAGCGCCGTCGCTGATCTCATGAACCCCGATCGCATCGTCATCGGTGCCGACTCCGAGCGCGCCATCGCCATAATGCAAGAGCTTTACCGCCCCTTCCACGCCCCCATCCTCATCACCGACCTCAACTCCGCCGAGCTCATCAAACACGCCTCCAACAGCTTCCTCGCCCTCAAAATCTCCTACGCCAACGCCCTCGCAGAAATCTGCGAGCGCGCCGGCGCCAACATCCAAATGGTCGTCGAAGGCATGGGCATGGACAAACGCATCGGCCGCGCCTTCCTCAACGCAGGCATCGGCTACGGCGGCTCCTGCTTCCCCAAAGACCTCTCCGCCTTCATCGCCATCGCAGAAGACCTCGGCATCGACTTCAAACTCCTCAAAGAAGTCGCCGCCATCAACCGCCGCGCCCGCGATCGCTTCATCGACAAAGTCCGTGAAGCCCTCTGGGTCTTCCGCGAAAAACGCATCGGCCTCCTCGGCCTCGCCTTCAAAGGCAACACCGACGACGTCCGCAACAGCGTCGCCATGGAAATCGCTGAAATCCTGCTCAAAGAAGGCGCCCACGTCCAAGCCTACGACCCCAAAGGCATGCAAAAAGCCAAAGAAATCCTCCCCCAGCTCACCTACTGCACTTCAGCCGAAGACGTCGCCGAAAAAGCCGATTGCATCATCATCGCCACAGAATGGGACGAGTTCCGAACCCTCGCCTGGAATAAAATGAAATCCCGCATGATTGCCCCACTCGTCTTCGATGGCCGCAACCTCCTCGACCCCCAGCAGATGCAACAACTCGGCTACCACTACACCAGCGTCGGCCGATAA